In Kryptolebias marmoratus isolate JLee-2015 linkage group LG22, ASM164957v2, whole genome shotgun sequence, a single window of DNA contains:
- the LOC108239119 gene encoding cGMP-dependent protein kinase 2, producing MVAGQRLAMGNGSIKAPQAEENSCLASIHKEPPGLDTDILRLRIIHLEAELAHREKEFRAQELQLQHLRKELQAKVSQIEKLQDAICYNKSLSRLPPALYHGSCRCFSVINQAPSRFHRVAVEVHRRLKAKEGVSAEPTSDNFCGGFIPSDVSITKAFRKDSHNRRLINDAIMSNDFLKKLEPQHMREMVDSMYEKIYADGQLVIQEGEAGNYLYVLAEGLLEVIQNGKLLGEMRPGTAFGELAILYNCKRTATVKAVLQSHIWTLDRQTFQSIMMRTTQARHEEYFSFLRSVSLLQELPEEKLARIVDCLEVDYFEKGEYIIREGEEGNTFFIIAKGEVIVTQSTEGFAEPQEIKTLGVGDYFGEKALISEDVRSANIICSENDTQCLVVDRDNFIQMVGTYEELQVYLKEYVKELSRSDERRNALPHSHQIESAESKELQKLKERVAALPAQQPFQEFEVVATLGVGGFGRVELVKLKDEDITFALKCIKKKHIVDTRQQEHIYSEKNILQQTNSAFIIRLFRTFRDKKFVYMLLEVCLGGELWTVLRDMSYFDEPTTRFCTGCVLEAFDYLHSMGIVYRDLKPENLLLDAEGYIKMTDFGFAKKIGIGKKTWTFCGTPEYVAPEVIMNKGHDFGADCWSLGILIFELLTGNPPFSGSDPIKIYTMVLHGIEKVDFPKRIGKRPDDLIRRLCKINPVERLGNKKNGVLDIKKHKWFQGFNWDGLRCRQLLSPLRRQLKGPMDHSYFDVFPPDTEDPPDELSGWDKDF from the exons ATGGTGGCGGGGCAGCGCCTGGCCATGGGCAATGGTTCGATAAAAGCCCCACAGGCTGAGGAGAACAGCTGCCTGGCCTCCATCCACAAAGAACCTCCTGGCTTGGACACAGACATCCTTAG GTTGCGAATTATCCATTTAGAGGCAGAGCTGGCACACCGGGAAAAGGAATTTCGTGCTCAGGAACTCCAGCTGCAGCATCTGCGGAAAGAATTACAAGCCAAGGTCTCCCAGATCGAGAAGCTCCAGGATGCAATTTGCTACAACAAAAGTTTGAGCCGCTTGCCCCCAGCCCTGTACCACGGCAGCTGTCGTTGCTTTAGTGTCATCAACCAAGCTCCGAGCCGCTTCCACAGGGTGGCTGTGGAGGTCCACCGCAGGCTCAAAGCAAAGGAAGGCGTCTCTGCAGAGCCAACATCTGACAACTTCTGTGGAGGATTCATACCATCAGATGTTTCCATCACAAAGGCCTTCCGCAAAGACTCACA CAACAGGAGGCTCATCAATGATGCCATCATGAGCAATGACTTTCTGAAAAAGCTGGAGCCACAGCACATGAGGGAGATGGTGGACTCCATGTATGAGAAGATTTACGCTGATGGACAACTTGTCATCCAAGAGGGGGAAGCTGGAAATTACCTCTATGTCCTGGCAG AGGGTTTACTGGAGGTGATCCAAAATGGAAAGCTGCTGGGGGAAATGCGTCCCGGCACAGCCTTTGGAGAACTGGCCATCCTGTACAACTGTAAAAGAACAGCCACTGTTAAAG CTGTGTTACAGTCTCACATCTGGACATTGGATCGTCAGACCTTCCAGTCCATTATGATGAGGACTACACAGGCCAGACACGAGGAGTACTTCAGTTTTTTACGCAG TGTCTCTCTGCTGCAAGAACTGCCTGAGGAAAAACTGGCTAGGATTGTTGATTGCCTTGAAGTG gattattttgaaaaaggggAGTACATCATTcgagaaggagaagaagggaACACTTTCTTTATTATTGCAAAAGGAGAG GTTATAGTCACCCAAAGCACCGAGGGGTTTGCTGAACCTCAGGAAATCAAAACCTTGGGAGTCGGGGACTACTTTGGAGAAAAAGCTCTTATCAG tgaGGATGTTCGATCAGCCAACATCATCTGCAGTGAGAATGACACACAGTGCCTCGTAGTGGACAGAGA CAATTTCATCCAGATGGTGGGAACTTATGAGGAGCTTCAGGTTTACCTAAAAGAATATGTGAAAGAGCTCTCCAGGAGCGATGAAAGGAGAAATGCCCT TCCGCACTCACATCAGATTGAGTCTGCAGAGAGCaaggagctgcagaagctgaaggagAGGGTTGCTGCGCTGCCCGCACAGCAGCCTTTCCAGGAGTTCGAAGTCGTAGCTACACTGGGTGTGGGTGGATTTGGGCGAGTGGAGCTG GTGAAGCTTAAGGATGAAGATATCACATTTGCTCTAAAGTGCATTAAGAAGAAGCACATTGTGGATACCAGACAACAGGAGCACATCTACTCTGAGAAAAACATCCTTCAGCAAACAAACTCGGCTTTTATCATAAG GTTATTTCGAACATTTCGGGacaaaaagtttgtttacatgctGCTGGAAGTTTGTCTTGGTGGAGAGCTGTGGACTGTGCTACGAGACAT GAGTTATTTTGATGAGCCTACAACCAGGTTCTGTACTGGTTGTGTTTTAGAGGCCTTTGATTATCTCCACTCGATGGGCATTGTCTATAGAGACCTAAAGCCTGAAAACCTTTTACTGGATGCAGAAGGTTACATTAAAATG ACAGACTTTGGCTTTGCTAAAAAGATTGGCATTGGAAAAAAGACCTGGACATTCTGTGGGACTCCAGAGTACGTGGCGCCAGAAGTCATCATGAACAAAGGCCATGATTTTGGGGCTGATTGTTGGTCCTTGGGAATCCTCATATTTGAACTTCTCACTGGAAA CCCACCCTTTTCTGGCTCAGACCCCATAAAGATTTACACCATGGTCCTCCATGGCATCGAGAAAGTGGATTTTCCTAAAAGAATAGGGAAGCGACCAGACGACCTCATCAGAAGACTGTGCAA